Below is a genomic region from Leptospira venezuelensis.
TTTCGAGTCATCATAATCCCGCGGCCATGAGTATAACTTTCCTCATTCAGTTTTTCTCCGTCCAAATTTAACATCTTCTTAAAATCGAAACCGTCTCCCTCATCCTCTATCTCGAATCCGATTCGTTTAGAATTCAGGGAATAAGCCACTTTTACGTTCCTCGCCCCGTAAAATGCCTCTCTTTGCCTTTTTTGGATGAACTCCATATAATTTCCGGACTTCATTGCATCCGTTTTTTCATCAAAGCTAATCCCCAAGTTTCCATGTTCAATCGCGTTGATCAAAACTTCTCTAAGACAGGTTCGAATTGCAGTGATCACTTCGGAACCTGCAAATTGACTTAAATTAGATGTAAGTTGCCTACTTAATATATCAGCATTTCTAAGATAATTATTCACAGTAAAATGCATACTTTCAGAGATTAGGAATCGAGAAAGAATGTCTTCCGAAATCTCAGAAACTTTACCTAATACTTTTCTTCCAGCCTCACTCTCGAAAGATTGAAGACGAATCTTTACCGGTTTAGGCTCCATTACATATTTCTGTTTGAACTCTGAATGGAATTCGACTGTCTTTCTTGTTCTCAAATGTTCTTCTAATTTTTCTTTTGCAAGAAGAAGTACGATATAACCTTCTTGAGTATCCAGAGTATAGATCAGATCTAAGAAATTTTTACCTTCTACTTCAGCGGGTTTATGACCTGTGAGTCTTGAAAGAGTACGGTTTGCGTCCTTAATATTTCCTTCTTGGTCCAATGTAAGAAGAAGTTCTTCTGCTCCTTCAAATAAATTCCTAAAACGAAGCTCGGATTGTTCGATTGCTTGTTTCGCCTCATTGAGATCTTCTACCTTAGAAGAAAGATTTTTAGAAAGATCATTCACTCTATCCGCTAAGGCTAATGCCAAAAGAAGAATATGCATTGCTGTCCCGATCTCTACTCCCCAATAAGCCAAAGAGATTGTATGAGGAATGATTCCCGAGAATCTTAAAACAAATACGAATGCTCCGGTAACTAAAGCAAGCCAAGCCCCCAAAAAGAAAAGTGCAGGTCTTAAATTTCTGGAAAATCCCTGGAAGCCCAGATATAAGATCGCGACCAATGTGATCGTAGACAGAAACACATAAAGAGCTAATGCAAATCCGAATGGAAAAAAATATCCAACCACCACTAACACATAAGATAAAATCGATATTCCTTTTAAGATCTTATTGGAATTCGAATAATTATTAGGAGCATCGAAATAAAAACGAATAAAGTCCGCAGTGGTCCCGGAAACTAAAAATGTAAAAGAAGTGATGATATGACTTGCCCAAACCACAGAATTTGGCCAGAAAAATTGAAAAGAATATCCATGAAGTGACCATTGGGCGAGAACTCCTGCACCAACATAACCAAAGAATGCTAAGTACGTTTTTTCCTTTGTAGATAAGAACAAAAACAAATTGTATAAAGCCATTACCAAAAGAGATCCGAAATAGATCCCAAGTAATATCTGCTCATTGCTTATATTGGAAAAAAAGTCTTCTGACTTATAGGCAAACGCAGCAAAATTCACGGAACTTTTAGTCTGGATCCTTAGATAAACTGTGTCCTTTTCCCCTGCTTTTAACTCTAAGGGAAAACTTGGGAATCTATACTGGATAGGTCTTTCGCTGAAAGGAATTCTGTCCCCACCTCGAAACAAAACCTTGTCTCCTTTGGAAGCCAGATATAGCTCTGCCTTGTCCAATTGGCTATAATGGATTTCCAAAATCCAGGAAACTGAATGAGAAGATTTGTTTTCAAGAGGAATCTTGAACCAATGAGCTTGGTCTGAATATCCTAAACTTGCAGAAGAAAGTGGATAAAATTCCTTCTTTTGCATTTTTTCGAAATTAGTATCCCCCTCTTCATCCGCCCAGACCTCCGCATGTGGGACCAAAGAAATCCCATCGTAAGGAAGAGAAGAAGGATCGAATGCAAAAATGGGACTACAAATAGACAGAGTAAAAAAAATGAACGAGAGTTTACGAAAAATTCTCCAAGTCGAAAAATTCTGGATGTACAAAAACCCTTTCACTCTTTCTAAAAAACCGGAGGGAAAAGTTTGCCCGTACCTGATCGGCAAGCAAGTCAAAATTCTCCTTCCGGAGACTAAAAGAGGATTTTAGCCTTTTTTACTTTTGGATGCCGCGTCTTTGATCAATCCTGCGGCTATTTCGTTCCTCTGGATCTGGCTTGTGCCTTCATAGATCTGTAGGATTTTAGCGTCCCTATAAAATTTTTCTACAGGATATTCTTTGGTGTATCCGTATCCGCCGAAAATTTGCACCGCATCCGAAGCAACTTGTACAGAAGAATCAGAGGCGTAACATTTTGCCATTGCAGAAAATTTTGCAGCGTCTTTGTGGAAAGTCTCTGCATACACCCCTGCTTTGTAAGTCAAAAGTCTGGAACCTTCGATCTTGATAGCCATATCAGCAAGCATGTGTTGGATTGCTTGGAAAGAAGCTATTGTAGTTCCAAACTGCTCTCTTTCTCTTGCATATTCAATTGCTGCATCAAATGCACCTTGCATTAAACCAACCGCTCCCGCAGCAACTGCAGGTCTAGAGAGAATGAGTGTCTTAAAAGCATGTAAGAATCCCATATTCTCTTTTCCACCCAAAAGATTTTCTTCAGGGATCTCGCAGTCTTCCATAATAAGCTGTCTTGTTTCAGAACATCTGATCCCTAATTTATCTTCTTTTTTTCCGAAGGAAAATCCTTTCGTTCCTTTTTCTATGATAAAACAAGAAATCCCTCTTGGGCCCCTGTCTTTATCAGTCATAGCAAATACAGTATAGATATCGGCCTGACCAGCACTACTGATCCATTGTTTGGTTCCGTTTAAAACATAACGGTCCCCTTTTTTCACAGCAGTAGTCGCCATTGCTGGAACATCTGAACCTGCTCCTGGTTCTGACAAACCGAATGCAGCAGTCTTTTCTCCAGAAGCAAGAAGTGGAAGCCATTTGTCTTTTTGAGCCTTGGTTCCGCCCACATCGATTGGCAAAGCTCCTAGTTTTGTAGAAGTGAAAGCAGTGTTGACTCCTAAACATCCCCAAGAAACTTCCTCTGCGAGGACGATACCTCCCATCATTCCATAACCTAGCCCGCCATGTTCCTCATCGAACAACGCCTGGTATAATCCTGCTTCTTTAAATTTTTGTAAAATAGCTTTCGGATACTCGTTATTTTCGTCGTAATGCATTCTGTTCGGAACGACTTCTTTCCTGACTACGTCCCTGACCAGATCTCTGAGTTGTTGTAATTCCTCTGGTAATTCGAATTGAAGCGGTGAATTCAAGCTTGCCTCCCAATGATATTCTTTTTCAAATTCGGATATTGATTCCTAGGCAATCTTTAGAATAAGGTATGGATAGATCAAGCGAAGCTTTTCACTTCGCCTAATAGAATAAATCGATTGTTTGTT
It encodes:
- a CDS encoding 7TM diverse intracellular signaling domain-containing protein is translated as MKGFLYIQNFSTWRIFRKLSFIFFTLSICSPIFAFDPSSLPYDGISLVPHAEVWADEEGDTNFEKMQKKEFYPLSSASLGYSDQAHWFKIPLENKSSHSVSWILEIHYSQLDKAELYLASKGDKVLFRGGDRIPFSERPIQYRFPSFPLELKAGEKDTVYLRIQTKSSVNFAAFAYKSEDFFSNISNEQILLGIYFGSLLVMALYNLFLFLSTKEKTYLAFFGYVGAGVLAQWSLHGYSFQFFWPNSVVWASHIITSFTFLVSGTTADFIRFYFDAPNNYSNSNKILKGISILSYVLVVVGYFFPFGFALALYVFLSTITLVAILYLGFQGFSRNLRPALFFLGAWLALVTGAFVFVLRFSGIIPHTISLAYWGVEIGTAMHILLLALALADRVNDLSKNLSSKVEDLNEAKQAIEQSELRFRNLFEGAEELLLTLDQEGNIKDANRTLSRLTGHKPAEVEGKNFLDLIYTLDTQEGYIVLLLAKEKLEEHLRTRKTVEFHSEFKQKYVMEPKPVKIRLQSFESEAGRKVLGKVSEISEDILSRFLISESMHFTVNNYLRNADILSRQLTSNLSQFAGSEVITAIRTCLREVLINAIEHGNLGISFDEKTDAMKSGNYMEFIQKRQREAFYGARNVKVAYSLNSKRIGFEIEDEGDGFDFKKMLNLDGEKLNEESYTHGRGIMMTRKVFDVVKFNDKGNKVLLIKYLQKPLKYKREPSSLDID
- a CDS encoding acyl-CoA dehydrogenase family protein: MNSPLQFELPEELQQLRDLVRDVVRKEVVPNRMHYDENNEYPKAILQKFKEAGLYQALFDEEHGGLGYGMMGGIVLAEEVSWGCLGVNTAFTSTKLGALPIDVGGTKAQKDKWLPLLASGEKTAAFGLSEPGAGSDVPAMATTAVKKGDRYVLNGTKQWISSAGQADIYTVFAMTDKDRGPRGISCFIIEKGTKGFSFGKKEDKLGIRCSETRQLIMEDCEIPEENLLGGKENMGFLHAFKTLILSRPAVAAGAVGLMQGAFDAAIEYAREREQFGTTIASFQAIQHMLADMAIKIEGSRLLTYKAGVYAETFHKDAAKFSAMAKCYASDSSVQVASDAVQIFGGYGYTKEYPVEKFYRDAKILQIYEGTSQIQRNEIAAGLIKDAASKSKKG